Proteins encoded in a region of the Pieris rapae chromosome 12, ilPieRapa1.1, whole genome shotgun sequence genome:
- the LOC110999989 gene encoding uncharacterized protein LOC110999989 — protein MTVFTKPLDICEKPIIINTPYVQGSSRSESRVDLPEQDFYPHPTQTVKALMYLLMSVIVLLALGVTSIIVMLRQYKSGYNNYQAFCHIPVPRDFTERMSDGHYRALPVSWSSKPMLQIVSTIDEPESDDIMDMLNEELDIGDSVEKIAVVDNGRRVDFIHDFSDNVTGIVDAERCFVMDLEPEIVMPPDLFVAGLTARDQFDVSKVRTHLRAALPAIVDLAKTAKRMAETCFARPAYRLYRDDNIIEKRSTAQPHDYIQFSGKHVQEIKIDNIAEILKYEENLKKN, from the exons ATGACGGTGTTTACTAAACCATTGGATATTTGTGAAAAacctataattataaatacgcCTTATGTTCAAGGAAGTAGTCGTAGCGAG TCCCGTGTGGACCTACCTGAGCAGGACTTCTACCCTCACCCTACGCAAACTGTGAAGGCATTGATGTATCTTTTGATGTCGGTGATTGTGCTTCTCGCTTTGGGAGTGACTTCAATCATTGTCATGCTGCGGCAGTATAAATCTGGGTACAACAACTACCAGGCCTTCTGCCACATTCCAGTGCCAAGAGATTTTACCgag agGATGTCAGATGGCCACTACCGCGCACTTCCTGTTAGTTGGTCATCCAAGCCAATGCTCCAAATTGTCAGCACCATCGACGAACCAGAGAGTGATGATATCATGGATATGCTAAATGAGGAGCTGGATATTGGAGACTCTGTGGAGAAGATCGCTGTTGTTGACAATGGACGCCGAGTTGACTTCATCCATGACTTCAGCGACAATGTTACTG GTATTGTTGATGCTGAGCGTTGCTTCGTGATGGACTTGGAGCCTGAAATCGTTATGCCCCCAGACCTATTCGTGGCTGGCCTCACAGCTCGAGATCAATTTGACGTGTCTAAG GTTCGCACCCATTTGCGTGCAGCTTTGCCAGCTATCGTAGACCTCGCTAAGACCGCAAAGAGGATGGCGGAGACCTGCTTCGCAAGACCTGCTTACCGTCTTTACCGCGACGATAACATCA TTGAGAAACGTTCAACAGCTCAGCCTCATGATTACATCCAGTTTTCCGGGAAGCACGTTCAAGAAATCAAGATTGATAACATCGCAGAGATACTCAAATACGAGGAGAATCTTAAGAAGAATTAA